A stretch of DNA from Oncorhynchus keta strain PuntledgeMale-10-30-2019 chromosome 17, Oket_V2, whole genome shotgun sequence:
tgcTGTCTGGCCGGTGGGTTACCAATCAGCATTCATTCCAATACCACTCCCAATTCTAGCCTGGTCACAGATCTGTTGTGCTGTCTGGCCAACTCCTATAGTTGTTTTTCATGTCATGATGAGGTTTAATGTTTGACTAGGTCTGCgttcacacaggcagcccaattctgatctatTTTTCACTAATTGTCcctttgaccaatcagatcagctctgagaAAATATCTGCTGTGATTGGGATGTAAAAGAAGTATTAGTGGAAATAAGATCAGAATTAGGCTGCCTGTTTTAAACACAGCCTAAGGAGCTAGCTATacagtacaaacagatctgggaacaggctaCTCTCTAACGCTGACTGACATGAACAGATAGTTTCACCACCAGACGTCTATTCTCTCTCAGGCCCCAGATGTTCCCGTCTCCATCTACCATCCTGTGTCTGTCCCTGCTCCTCCCAGCACTCCACTGTAACAACAACCTGCTGTGTTACTACAGCCCCATCATGTACCGGAACAAGACCTTTGACCTCATCCTGACAGAGTGCCCTCCCGCGGAACTCTGCATGACGGGCAACGGTCGCTATGGAAACCACAGCGCCCTGTCCACCCGGGGGTGCATGGCGTCGACGGGCTGCGGTCAGATACACCCTCTCCGACTGAAAGGAACTGTTTACACCATGACGTATGCGTGCTGTGGCTATAACTACTGTAACGCAGGACACCGTGTTGCGGTTAATTCGGTCCCCCTCGCGGTGGCGATGACTATGCTGTTATTAACGTTTTTTAGATAGGTGCTGGTTCTTATAGAGGACGTGAGGAATACGAGGGATTTGTTGGTTGAATAGTTTACTGCTGCATACTCAGTCTAACCAAACACTGCTGCATACTCAGTCTAACCAAACACTGCTGCATACTCAGTCTAACCAAACACTGCTGCATACTCAGTCTAACCAAACACTGCTGCATACTCAGTCTAACCAAACACTGCTGCATACTCAGTCTAACCAAACACTGCTGCATACTCAGTCTAACCAAACGGAGGCGTGCACCAACCTGGAGAACCATAGGAGCTTTTCTTAAACCAAATACAATGGAAGATTATGCATTAGGCTCCTTTTTTTTTTATACGGAGAAATTAATATTTTTATGATtgtgaaataaatgttttatacACTAACTGGACTATGTGTTAGTTGTGACTTTGAATCAGCAATTTCTGTTTTTGAATGTGGtgaagttatatatatatatatacatatatacatacatacatacatacatagtagTCCACGCACGCacaactcacacacactgacgaGCCCTTGAGGTTTGGACAGTTCTTTATTTCCCTTTTATAAGGCTGCTGGGTCTCCCCATAGTGgatatacttatatgtacaggAGATTGCTATAGTGGAGTTACAGAGAAAGGGGTGGGGTCCATATTACACAGTAGACTTCAAAAAACAACACTGACGGAGCCTCATCTCCGGGGAGCAGAAATcagcagagagaaagagcgggataacaggagagagagggatgggggtaacagcacgggggggagagggatgggggtaacagcacggggggggagagggatgggggtaacAGCACGGGGGGGATGGGGGTAACAGcacgggggagagagggatgggggtaacagcacggggggggagagggatgggggtaacagcacggggggagagggatgggggtaacAGCACGGGGATGGGGGTAACAGCACGGGGGGATGGGGGTAACagcacggggggagagagagggatgggggtaacagcacggggggggagagagggatgggggtaacAGCACGGGGGGGATGGGGGTAACAGCACGGGGGGGATGGGGGTAACAGCACGGGGGGGTACAGCACggggggagggatgggggtaACAGCACGGGgcgggagagggatgggggtaacagcacggggggagagggatgggggtacAGCAcggggggggagagggatgggggtaacagcacggggggggagagggatgggggtaacagcacggggggggagagggatgggggtacAGCAcgggggggagagggatgggggtaacAGCACGGGGGGTGGGTACAGCacgggggaggagagggatgggggtaacAGCACGGGGGTGGGTACAGcacgggggaggaggggagagggatgggggtacagcacggggggggagagagagggatgggggtacagcacgggggagggagagagagggatggggatacagcacgggggagagagagggatggggtacAGCacggggggagagggatgggggtacagcacggggggagagagggatgggggtacagcacagggggagagggatgggggtacAGCacggggggagaaggagggggtaaCGGCacaagaagggggagagagagggatgggggtacagcacgggggagagagagagggaggggataacGGCACaagaagggggaaagggagggatgggggtacagcacgggggagagagagagggaggggataacGGCacaagaagggggagagagagggatgggggtacAGCatgagaagggtggagagagagggatgggggtaacagcacgagaagggggagggagacgtTGTAGGCCGAGAGCctcgagagaaagagaggctgaATAACTGCCTAATAACTTAACACTAGAAAATAACACAGATTTCACAGTGTATCTTTAAAT
This window harbors:
- the LOC118377752 gene encoding protein Bouncer-like yields the protein MSRPQMFPSPSTILCLSLLLPALHCNNNLLCYYSPIMYRNKTFDLILTECPPAELCMTGNGRYGNHSALSTRGCMASTGCGQIHPLRLKGTVYTMTYACCGYNYCNAGHRVAVNSVPLAVAMTMLLLTFFR